The nucleotide window TGTGGGATATTATTATCAACGTCATATCGTATTCTTTTAATTCTTCAAATATCTCTTCTTCTGTTTGTGAGTCTGATAGTATGGTATAACAGCTAAAACATCTTTAACAAAAAATGGTAATTTTTTAAAATATTAATATGGATATCAAATAATGCTATTTTTGTTGACATCTTGGTAATTTCTCGAAGTACTCTTTTTTCATATAAACCAAATAGATTAAGTAATTTTGGATTATGTTTTAGTGGTGATTTATCATAACAATTATATATTATTACAAAATAAAATAAGTTTTTTAAAACTAACAAATCCCAATAAGCATTCTCAATCTCTTCTAACATGGTTCCAATTAATTCCTACTGTCTTTGTTAAATAAAGTCCGTCATAACTTACCTTTTTATTTTTAATGTATTCTCATATTGCATTTAACAAGATTGTTAAACTGTTCTTTTAAAACTATACAAGACATGCAATATTCATTAAGAATGCAATCATTACAAAATTGATTTTGTAATGATTTATCCTCCCAGATTTTTTCCAGTTCAACTATAAAGTGAGACAGTTTTCTATTTTTAAGTGATCCGAGATTGTATTTAGATCGTTTATAAAAAGCTATACAAGGATATATATCTCCTTCTTGAGACATATACATTTTGAATTGGAGACATTTATTCTGTTTCATAAAAGAAATGTTCATAGTTGGTCTCATAAGATTGTTTTTAAAAGGATTTATGAGATCTTCGTGTGGATAATTTTGAATAATATTCTCCTTTCTTATATTTTTTTCGTCTAATATAAATTTATTTGGAACATTAAGAACCAATCGAAAAGGTAAGTTATATTCCTTTAAAAGAATTACTCTATTTTCAATTTCACGATTATATTCAACATTATCTTCAATTATTTGAAATAAAATTTGTAATTTATATTTTTTTAAAACAGAAATTTTATTTTTGTCTAATAGCATTCCATTTGTAATGAGAAAAAAGTTAAGATCAAATTTTGTTGCAATATCCATAAATCCAATTAACTTATCAAATTCCGTTAATGGATCTCCTCCAGTGAGAAAAATCTGATTGCATCCATGATTAGTTAATTCAATCATAAATTTAATAATTGTATTTTCGTTCAGTAAATAATTAGGTCTATAACTATCTGGGGTTTTTACACAA belongs to Petrotoga sp. 9PW.55.5.1 and includes:
- a CDS encoding radical SAM/SPASM domain-containing protein codes for the protein MKWYISLGYGVKFVHNNDRGVIQDFPNSKIFIVEKEYLEMLKKALNGLDLNNMETIYKEKWKETLNFLMLNKLIRFTREPYIKYFHDEWTAGTSIPIESDSISEIKAMYINLVSSCSLDCNACEKTRLFPCISCVKTPDSYRPNYLLNENTIIKFMIELTNHGCNQIFLTGGDPLTEFDKLIGFMDIATKFDLNFFLITNGMLLDKNKISVLKKYKLQILFQIIEDNVEYNREIENRVILLKEYNLPFRLVLNVPNKFILDEKNIRKENIIQNYPHEDLINPFKNNLMRPTMNISFMKQNKCLQFKMYMSQEGDIYPCIAFYKRSKYNLGSLKNRKLSHFIVELEKIWEDKSLQNQFCNDCILNEYCMSCIVLKEQFNNLVKCNMRIH